The following coding sequences are from one Thermus thermamylovorans window:
- a CDS encoding LuxR C-terminal-related transcriptional regulator gives MSEKTVATYRERAAEKLGLRSRAELVRWAVEEKLV, from the coding sequence ATCTCGGAAAAGACCGTGGCCACCTACCGGGAACGGGCGGCGGAAAAGCTCGGCCTGCGAAGCCGGGCCGAGCTGGTACGCTGGGCGGTAGAGGAGAAGCTTGTGTA